From the genome of Frateuria soli:
AGACTTCGCCGGGGAGGTCCAGATCGGTGCGCACGCGTGCGCCAGCCTCGCCCAGCAGACGCTCGACCTGTTTGCGGGCGGCGACGGACAGGCTGTCGCCGGCCACTGCGAGCACGTCGCCCTCGTTCAGGTGTTCCTGCAGCCACTGCAGGTGCTCGGGAGCGTGCGGGATCTTCTGCTTCTTGAGTGCCACGCCCGTGCCGGCCAGTTGCTGTTCGGCCTGGGAGAAATAGCGCGAATCGGTCCAGAGGTCCGCGGTGTTCGCGGTGACCACCAGCGTGCCGGCCGAGCCGGTGAAGCAGGACAGCCACTCGCGGGCGCTCCAGTGGGCGGGCAGGTATTCGGACAGGTGCGGATCGGCCGAGGGGACCAGGCAGGCGGCGACGCCGTGCTTCTGCATGGCCTGGCGCAGGGCGGCCAGACGGGAGGGGACGGGGTTGGTCATCCCCTCATGCTAGCGCCTTCCATCCCCAGCCGTTCACGCCGGAGCAGCGCCGGGGGCGGCGGCCCCGAAGCACCGCGGCCGCCCCGGAAGCCTCGGATCCGGGCGCTTTGCGCCTGCGTTCGGGGTGGGCGGTGCAGGGGATGTCTGGCCCCCGACCCGTCTGCTCTCCGGGCAGGAGAGGGACCAAGCGTGAACCGCTCCGATGGAATCCCTCGCAGCCGGACCCGTCAGCCGCTAAAATGCCGATTTCCAGCACGGCTGCATCCCATGACCCCCCTGATTTTCGTCACCGGCGGTGTGGTGTCCTCGCTTGGCAAGGGCATCGCGGCGGCGTCGCTCGCGTCCATCCTCGAGGCGCGCGGGCTTTCGGTCACCATGATGAAGCTCGATCCGTATATCAATGTGGATCCGGGCACCATGAGCCCCTTCCAGCACGGCGAGGTCTACGTGACCGACGACGGCGCCGAGACCGACCTGGACCTGGGCCACTACGAGCGCTTCGTCCATACCCGGCTGACCGGAAAGAACTCGATCACCACCGGCAAGATCTACGAGTCGGTGATCCGCAAGGAGCGCCGCGGCGACTACCTGGGCGCGACCGTGCAGGTGATCCCCCACATCACCGACGAGATCAAGCATTGCGTGCACGAGGCCACCCGCGGCTTCGACGTGGCGCTGGTGGAGATCGGCGGCACCGTGGGCGACATCGAGTCGCTGCCGTTCCTGGAGGCGATCCGCCAGTTGCGCATCGAGCACGGGCCGGAGAAATGCCTGTTCATGCATCTCACCCTCGTGCCGTACATCAAGGCCGCCGGCGAGATCAAGACCAAGCCCACCCAGCACTCGGTGAAGGAACTGCGCTCGATCGGCATCCAGCCGGACATCCTGCTGTGCCGCTGCGAGGAAGCGCTGCCGGAGAGCGAGCGGCGCAAGATCGCGCTGTTCACCAACGTGCCGGAAAACGCGGTCATCAGCGCGGTGGACGTGGACGTGATCTACAAGACTCCGCTGTGGCTGCACGGCCAGGGCCTGGACGACATCGTGGTCAAGCGCCTTGGGCTGGACGCCAAGCCGGCGGACCTGTCCAGCTGGCGCCGTACCGTCGAGGCGGTCGAGCATCCGAAGGACGAGGTCACCATCGCGATCGTGGGCAAGTACGTCGAGCACAAGGACGCCTACAAGTCGCTCGGCGAGGCGCTGCGCCACGGCGGCATCAAGCAGCAGACCCGCGTCAACCTGGACTGGATCGATTCCGAACAGGTCGAGGCCGAGGGCGCGCAGAAGGTGCTCGGCAAGGCCGACGCGATCCTGGTGCCGGGCGGCTTCGGCAAGCGCGGCTTCGAGGGCAAGGTGCTTTCGGCCAGGTACGCCCGCGAGAACGGCGTGCCTTATTTCGGCATCTGCTACGGCATGCACGCGGCGGTGGTGGACTTCGCCCGCAACGTGGCGGGTCTGAAGGACGCCGATTCCAGCGAGAATGACCGCAACACCGCCAACCCGGTGATCGCGCTGATCACCGAGTGGACCACGGCCACCGGCGAGACCGAGCAGCGCAGCGAGCACTCGGACCTGGGCGGCACCATGCGCCTGGGCTCGCAGGAGGCGCGCCTGAAGGCCGGCACGCTGGCGCGGCAGATGTACGGCCAGGAGGTGGTGCGCGAGCGCCATCGCCACCGCTACGAGTTCAACAACCGCTACCGCCAGGACTTCGAGGATCTGGGCCTGGTGGTGTCCGGCAAGTCGATGGACGACCTGCTGGTCGAGATCGTCGAGCTGCCGCAGCAGAAACATCCGTGGTTCCTGGCCTGCCAGGCACATCCGGAGTTCACCTCCACGCCGCGCGACGGGCACCCGCTGTTCATCGGCTTCGTCGAGGCGGCGCGCGAGTACAAGGCGATGCGCGAAGGGGAGAAGCTGGCCGGCGCGCAGGCGAGGGCCTGATCTCCCGGTGACGCCTGATTCCCGGGGGCGTCCTCCCCGCGAAGGGTTTTGCAGCTCGCCACAGGCGGGCCCTACAGGAAAGATTCCATGAAGCTTTGCGGTTTCGAAGTCGGCCTCGACCAACCCCTGTTCCTGATTGCCGGCCCCTGCGTGGTCGAATCCGAACAGTTGCAGGTGGATGTCGCCGGCAGGCTGAAGGAGATCACCGGCCGGCTCGGCGTGAACTTCATCTTCAAGTCCAGCTTCGACAAGGCCAACCGCTCCTCCGGCCAGAGCTTCCGCGGCCCGGGCCTGGAAGAAGGCCTGCGCGTGCTGGCCGAGGTCAAGCGCCAGATCGGCGTGCCCTTGCTTACCGACGTGCACGAGTACACGCCGATGAACGAGGTCGCGGCGGTGGTCGACGTGCTGCAGACGCCAGCGTTCCTGTGCCGGCAGACCGACTTCATCCAGAACGTGGCCCGCGCCGGCAAGCCGGTGAACATCAAGAAGGGCCAGTTCCTGGCGCCCTGGGACATGAAGCACGTGGTCGCCAAGGCCAAGGCCGTGGGCAACGACGACATCATGGTGTGCGAGCGCGGCGCGAGTTTCGGTTACAACAACCTGGTTTCGGACATGCGCTCGCTGAGCGTGATGCGCGAGACCGGATGCCCGGTGGTGTTCGATGCGACGCACTCGGTACAGCTGCCTGGCGGGCAGGGCGCGAGTTCCGGTGGCCAGCGCGAATTCGTGCCGGTGCTGGCGCGCGCGGCGGTGGCGGTCGGCGTGGCCGGCCTGTTCGCCGAGACGCATCCGGACCCGGGCAAGGCGCTCTCCGACGGCCCCAACGCATGGCCGCTGGACAGGATGGAAGCGCTGCTCGAAACACTGATGGAGCTGGACGCCGTGACCAAGCGCCACGGCTTCCTGGAACAAGCGCTATAAGCTCGGCCCCCTTGCAGGAGCCCGCTCGCGGGCGATGCCCTCCGGCGGGAAGAGAAGAGCATCGCCCGCAAGCGGGCTCCTACGGTAACCCTTCCACCTTTTGATGACGGACCACCATGACCACGACGATCACCCGCATCCACGCCCGTGAAATCCTCGACTCGCGCGGCAACCCCACGCTGGAAGCCGAAGTCACCCTGGCCGGCGGCGCGTTTGGCCGGGCCGCGGTGCCCAGCGGCGCCTCGACCGGTTCGCGCGAGGCGGTCGAACTGCGGGACGGCGACAAGGCGCGCTACGGCGGCAAGGGGGTGACCAGGGCGGTCGCCAACGTCAACGGTGTGATCGCGGACGCGCTGAAGGGTTTCGATGCCGCCGACCAGAAGGGGCTGGATGCGAAGCTGATCGCGCTGGATGGCACTCCGAACAAGGGCAAGCTCGGCGCCAATGCGCTGCTGGGCGTGTCCATGGCGGCGGCGCACGCGGTGGCCGCCTCCCGCGGCGAACCGTTGTGGAAGTACCTCTCGCACGGCAAGCCGGGCAGCCTGCCGGTGCCGATGATGAACATCGTCAACGGTGGTGCGCACGCCGACAACAACGTCGACGTGCAGGAGTTCATGATCCTGCCGGTCGGCGTGCCGAATTTCGCCGAGGCGCTGCGTGCGGGTGCCGAGATCTTCCACGCGCTCAAGAGCGTGTTGAAGGGCAAGGGCCTCAACACCGCCGTTGGCGACGAGGGCGGCTTCGCGCCGGACCTCCGCTCCAACATCGAGGCGCTGGACACCATTCTGGAGGCAGTCGGCAAGGCCGGCTACAAGGTCGGCAGCGAGATCCTGCTGGGCCTGGACGTGGCCAGTTCCGAGTTCTTCAAGAGCGGCAAGTACGAGCTGGAAGGCGAGGGCAAGGCCTATGCCCCGGAGGAGTTCGTGGACCTGCTGGCCGCCTGGGCCAGGCAGTACCCGATCGTCACCATCGAGGACGGCATGGCCGAGGGCGACTGGGACGGCTGGAAGCTGCTCACCGACAGGGTCGGCAAGGAAGTGCAGCTGGTGGGCGACGACCTGTTCGTCACCAACCCGTCGATCTTCCGCGAGGGCATCGAGAAGCACATCGCCAACGCCATCCTGATCAAGGTCAACCAGATCGGCACGCTGTCCGAGACGCTGGAAGCGATCGCGATGGCCGATGCGGCGAAGTATGCCGCCGTGGTTTCCCATCGCTCGGGCGAAACCGAGGACACGACCATCTCCGATATCGCCGTGGCGACGACCGCGACCCAGATCAAGACCGGCTCGCTTTGCCGCACCGATCGGGTGGCCAAGTACAACCAGCTGTTGCGCATCGAGGAGCAACTGGGCAGTGCCGCCCGTTACGCCGGTCGCGACGCGTTCCCCAACCTTGCCCGCTTGCCGGGCTGACGCTGACAGGTCGCATTGTCCATGCTGCGCTGGGTCGCCCTGATCCTCTTCGTGATCCTGATCGGTCTGCAGCTCAAGCTGTGGACCGGCAGCGGCGGCATGCATGAAGTGCGGGCGCTGCGCACGTCGGTGCAGAAGCAGAAGGGCGAGAACGACAAGCTGCTCCAGCGCAACCAGGCGCTGGCGGCCGACGTCAGCGACCTCAAGCACGGCGAGCAGGCGGTCGAAGCGCGCGCCCGTGCGGAGCTGGGCCTGATCAAGCCCGGCGAGACCTTCTACCAGGTGGTCGAGCGACCGGCCGGCAGCGCCAGTGCGCCGGCGGCCAGCGACGGCGGCGGGCAGTGACATGACCCCGCTGTGGTGCGTGATACCGGCCGCCGGACGCGGCACGCGGGTCGGCGGCGACTGCCCCAAGCAGTACCTGCCGCTGGCCGGGCGTGCATTGATCCTGCATACGCTGGAAAGGCTGGCCGGGCATCCGCGCATCGCCGGTCTGATGGTGGCGCTGGCGGCCGATGACGAGCGCTGGCCGGGTCTCGACCACCTGGCTGGCAAGCCCGTTCTCACCACGACCGGAGGCGGCGAGCGTGCCGACTCGGTACTGGCCGGCCTGCGCGCGCTGCCGGGCGGGGTCGGCGAGGGCGAGTTCGTGCTGGTGCATGACGCGGCGCGCCCCTGCGTTCGCGCCGCCGACATCGAACGCCTGGTCGAAGTGGCCTCCGTGGGCGAGGGCGGCCTGCTCGGTGCGCCGCTGAGGGACACCCTCAAGCGCGCCGACGAGCGCGGATGCAGCATCCTCACCGAGCCGCGCGAGCAGCGCTGGCGCGCCTTCACGCCACAGATGTTCCGACGTGGGCAGCTTGTGGCAGCGATCGAGGCGGCAGTCCGCGACGGCGTGATCGTGAGCGACGAGGCCATGGCGATGGAACGCGCAGGCCACGCACCGCGGCTGGTGGAGGGCGCGGAAGACAACATCAAGGTAACCACGGCCGCGGATTTCGCGCTGGCCGAGTTCCTGCTGACGAGGACGACGTGATGCGCATAGGCCAGGGATTCGACGTACACGCATTCGGCGAGGGCGACTTCGTCGTACTCGGCGGCGTGCGCGTGCCCCACCACCGCGGCGTGGTCGCGCATTCCAACGGCGATGTGGTCATCCACGCATTGTGCGACGCCATCTTCGGCGCGCTTGCGGTCGGCGACATCGGCACGCACTTTCCGCCGTCGGACGCGCGCTGGCGCGGTGCCGACAGCCGGCAGTTCCTGCGCCATGCCGGGCTCCTGATGTCGCAGCACGGCTACGCGCTTGGCAATGCGGACGTCACGGTGATCTGCGAAGGGCCCAAGGTCGGGCCGCATACCGGGGCGATGCGCGCGAACCTGGCCGAAGACCTTGCCTGCGAGGTCGCCCGGATCAGCATCAAGGCCACCACTACCGAAAGGCTTGGCTTCACCGGCCGGGGCGAGGGCATCGCGGCGCAGGCCTGCGTGCTGCTGGAGCGCGCGTGAGCGAGGCCGAGACCCGCGGTGCAAACCGGCTGCCGGAGCAGCTGGAAGCCATTACGGCACTGCTGGCGCGGCTGGCCGAGACGCCCACGCCCGACGACCAGGCACAGTTGCAGCAACTGCTCGACGAACTGCATCCGGCCGACATCGCGTTCGTGCTGGAGGCGCTCCCGCTGGACGAGCGCCTGGCCGTCTGGCAGCGGGTGAAGGCCGACCGCGACGGCGAAATCCTGCTGGAAGTGTCCGACGCGGTGCGCGAATCGCTGATCGCGGACATGGACCAGCGCGAGATCCTCGCCGCGGTCGAGCCCCTGGACGCCGACGAACTGGCCGACCTCGTCGAGGATCTGCCGACCGAGGTTCTGCCCGAGCTGATGGCCAGCCTCGACGCGCAGCAGCGCGAGCGGGTGCAGTCGGCGCTGTCATGGGATGAGGACCAGATCGGCTCGCTGATGGACTTCGAGATGGTCACGATCCGCGAGGACGTGAGCCTGGAGACCGTGCTGCGCTACCTGCGCCGGTTCGAGGAGCTGCCCGCGCAGACCGACAAGCTGTTCGTGATCAACCAGGACAACCTGCTCACCGGCGTGCTGCCGCTGCACTGGCTGCTGGTCAATCCGCCCGAGAAGATGGTCAGCGAAGTGATGGCGCCGGACGTCAACACCTTCCACCCGGCCGACGATGCCTACGAGGTGGCGCAGGCGTTCGAGCGCTACGACCTGGTGACCGCCCCGGTGGTCGACGATGGCGGGCGGCTGATCGGCCGCATCACGGTCGACGCGATGGTCGACGTGATCCGCGAAGAGAGCGAGAGCGAGGCGCTCAATCGCGCCGGCCTGCGCGAGGAGGAGGACATCTTCGCCTCGGTGTGGGCATCCTTGCGCAACCGCTGGTCATGGCTGGCGATCAACCTGGTGACCGCTTTCATCGCCTCGCGCGTGATCGGCCTGTTCGAGGGCGCGATCGAGAAGCTGGTGGCGCTGGCTGCGTTGATGCCGATCGTGGCCGGCATCGGCGGCAACTCCGGCAACCAGACCATCACCATGATCGTGCGTGCGTTGGCGCTCAACCAGATCACGCCCGACAGCGCGCGGCGGCTGTGGCGCAAGGAGCTTGCCGTATCGCTGTTCAACGGCCTGATCTGGGGCGGCGTGATCGGCATCGTGGCCTGGCTGCTGTACGAGAACATCGCGCTCGGCCTGGTGATGACCGCGGCGATGACACTCAACCTGCTGCTGGCTGCCTTCGCAGGAGTGGGCATACCCATGCTGATGATGAAGTTCGGCCGCGATCCTGCGCTCGGATCGAGCGTATTGATCACGGCGATGACCGACAGCGGCGGGTTCTTCATCTTCCTGGGCCTCGCCTCGCTTTTCCTCATGTAGCCCGGGTTCTGTAGGAGCCCGCTTGCGGGCGATGCTCTTGCCGCATCGATGCCAGTGCATCGCCCGCAAGCGGGCTCCTGCAGAAGCCCGGCGAACCATCGACCAAGGACCGCAGTGCACGAACTCCCTTACGCCCACGGCACCCCGCCGCTCACCGCGCGCCTGCGCACCACGCCGGAGGACTTCATCGTCGAGGAAATCCTCGGCTACGACGCCGAGGGCTCGGGCGAGCATGCGCTGCTGTGGGTGGAGAAGCGTGGCGCCAACACCGACTGGGTGGCGCGCGAGCTGGCCCGGTTCGCCGGCGTGCCGCCGGTGGCCGTGGGGTACGCGGGCCTGAAGGACCGCCACGCGGTGACCCGGCAGGCCTTCACCGTCCAGCTGGCGGGCAAGCCGGACCCGGACTGGTCGGCCTTCCCTCATGCGGAGGTGAAGGTGCTTGCCGCCACCCGGCACAACCGCAAGCTCAAGCGCGGCGCCCTGCGCGGCAACCGCTTCCTGCTGGTGCTGCGCGAGGTGCAGGGCGATCGCGCAGAGGCCGAGCGGGTATTGGCGGCCATTGCCGCGCGCGGTGTCCCCAACTACTTCGGCGAACAGCGGTTCGGCCGCGAGGGCGGCAACGTGGCGCAGGCACGTGCCATGTTCGCCGGACGCCGGGTCGATCGCGACAAGCGCAGCTTCCTGCTGTCGGCCGCCCGCTCGCACATCTTCAATGGCGTGCTCGCCGCGCGGGTCGAGCAGGGTGCTTGGGATTCTCCGCTCGAGGGCGAGATCTGGTCGCTCGCCGGATCGCGCTCATGGTTCGGGCCGGAGGCGTTCGGTGCCATCCTCGCCGAGCGCCTGGCGAAGGGAGACATCCACCCCTCCGGTCCGCTCTGGGGGCAGGGCGAGCCGCCGACGACCGCCGCGGCCGGCGCACTGGAGCGCGAGGTCGCTGCGCGCGACATCGATCTGGCCGAGGGCCTGGCAGCGGCCCGCATGGACCAGGAGCGCCGCCCCTTGCGTTTGCTGCCGCGCCAGCCCACCTGGCGCTGGCTGGGCGAGGACTCCCTGGAGCTGGCTTTCGAATTGCCCGCCGGTGCCTACGCGACGGTGGTGGTGCGCGAACTGGCGCAAGCCTGACGGATAGCGGGCGCAGCGCAGGAGCGCACCTGTGCTCGACCTGGGGCCCCTGGTCGCGCACACGGTGCCTTCCGGGGAGATCAGGCGTTTCTGAGCAGGACGACGACGGCGCCGGTGCCGCCCTGGGCGGGCTTGGCCGAGGCGAAGGCGATCACGTCGTCACGCCGGCGCAGCAGGCGGTCGGTGAGCACCTTCAGAACCGGGCCGGCGGCCTTGGAGCGCAGGCCCTTGCCGTGCACGATGCGCACGCAGCGCAGGCCGTGCTGGCGCGCTTCGGCCAGGAAGCTGGCGATGCTGGCCTGGGCGGCGGCGGCGTTCATGTGGTGCAGGTCCAGTTCGTCCTGGATGCTGAACTGGCCACGCTTGAGCTGGCGCAGCAGGCGGGGCGGGTAGCCGTCGCGCAGGTAACTCAGTTCCTCGCCGATCTCCATCAGCGCGGGGTCGAAGGCGAACTCGAGAAGTTCGCCAGGCACGGCCGCTTCGTCCGCTTCGAGCATGTGTGCGCGTGGTTCCGGTCGTGGTGCGGGCGGCGGTCGGGTGTCGGCGCGGATCTCGCGCACCGGGCCGATCGCATCACGGAACAGTCGGATGTCGTCTTCGTCAGGCTCGGTGGGGCTGCGGCGCTTCTTCATGCAGTCATGCTAGCAAGGGAGCCGGTGGCTGTTTTCCCCAAGCCCGCCGCTCGCACGATCCTCTCCACCGGGGCAGGGAATCGGTCCCCCGACCGTGAAAGAGGTGGGCCGGTCCGGTAGACTTCAAAGGATTCGGAGCGCGCCTTCGGGGCTGCGCTCGAGCATCTGTACGGAACATCATGCGAGTCCTGGTAAGCAACGACGACGGAGTGGACGCCCCCGGCATCCGCGTATTGGCCGACTCTCTGGCGGCGGTAGGCCAGGTCACGGTGGTGGCGCCTGATCGCGACCGTTCGGGCGCCAGCAATTCGCTCACCCTGGATGCACCGATCCGCGCGCTGAAGATGGATGACGGACGCTACCGCGTGGCCGGCACGCCGACCGATTGCGTGCACCTGGCGCTGGCCGGGCTGCTCGATCACGAGCCGGACATCGTGGTGTCGGGTATCAACAACTCGGCCAACCTCGGCGACGACGTGATCTATTCGGGCACGGTGTCGGCGGCGATGGAGGGGCGCTTCCTCGGACTGCCGGCGATCGCGGTGTCGCTGGCCAGCCGCGACCACAAGGGCGAACACTACGACTCCGCCGCGCAGGCCGTATTGATCCTGATGCGCCGACTGCTGGTCGATCCGCTGCCAGCCGACACGATCCTCAACGTCAACGTACCGGACCGCCCCTGGCACGAGATCCAGGGCTTCGAGGTCACCCGGCTGGGCAAGCGGCACCGCTCGGCGCCGTGCATCGCCCAGACCGATCCTCGTGGCAAGCCGATCTGGTGGATCGGACCATCCGGCGGCGCCGAGGACGATGGCCCCGGCACCGACTTCGACGCGGTGCGCCGCGGCTACGTCTCGGTCACGCCGATCCTCGTCGACCTCACCCGCTACCAGGCGCTGGAGAAGATCAGCGGCTGGATGCAGGCGATGACCGACGCGATGGACGAGAGGGCGGCCTGACACGATGACGATGAACATCCATCCGCTGCCGCCGTCGGCGTTCAAGGGCGAGGGGATGACCTCGCAGCGCGCGCGCGACCGGCTGGCTGCGACGCTCAAGGAGAGCGGCATCCGCGACCCGCGCGTGGTCGAGGTGATCCGCAACACGCCGCGCCACCACTTCATCGATCAGGCGCTGCACTCGCGCGCCTACGAGAACACCGCGCTGCCGATCGGCCATGGCCAGACCATCTCGCAGCCTTGGGTCGTCGCGCGGATGACCGAGGCGCTGCTGGAACACTTCAACGGCGGCGTCCCGCAGAAGGTACTGGAGATCGGCACCGGCTCGGGCTACCAGGCGGTGGTGCTGTCAGCGCTGGTCGGCCAGGTCTTCACGGTCGAGCGCATCGAGGAGCTGCTGCGCCAGGCGCGCCGGCGCTTCCGCCAGCTGGGCCTGGACAACGTGCGTTCGCGCCACGACGACGGCAAGCTGGGCTGGCCCGACCAGGCGCCGTTCGACGCGATCATCCTTACCGCTGCGGGCGATGCGATCCCCAGCCAGGTGCTCGAACAGCTCTCGCCCGACGGCGTGCTGGTCGCGCCGGTCGGTTCGCCCAGCAGCCAGATGCTGTTGCGCATCCGCGGCAACGGGCAGGGCGATTTCGTCCAGGAAGAACTCGGTCCGGTGAGCTTCGTGCCGCTGCTCGGCGGCATCGGTTGATGCCACCCCTTCGGCGACAAGGAGCCCACTAGATGCGCCTGTTTGGAACGCTCTACTCGCGTGCACTGACCTGGGCGCGCGATCCGCGGGCCGTGTATTACCTCTGCGGGTTGAGCTTCGTGGAAGCCTTCATCTTCCCGATCATGCCGGAGGTGATGCTGGCGCCGATGATGCTGGGCAAGCGGCAGAAGGCGTTCTTCTATGCCAACCTGAGCCTGCTGTTCTCGCTGCTTGGCTCGCTGGTGGGCTATGCATTGGGCCATTGGGCGTTCCAGGCATTGCAGCCGCTACTGGCATCGCTGCACCTGCTCGAACCGATCGAACAGGGTGTGGCCAGCCTGCGTGCGCAGATGAACCAGCATTGGCTGGGGTTGCTGCTGGTGCTGACGCTGGCCGCCTTGCAGCCGGTGGTGCCGATGAAGTTCGTCACCTGGGCGTCGGGCATCGTGGGCGTGCCGGTGATCCCATTCCTGATCTGCATGGCAGTGGGCCGCGGCAAGCGCGTTTGGCTGCTGGCGCTGCTGATCCGCCTGTTCGGCGAACGTGCCGAGCGGTTGCTGCACAAGCACATCGAGCGCATCGGCTGGATCGCCATCATCGTGCTGGCGCTGCTGCTGGCGTGGTGGATCTGGCTGCGGTGAGCGGCGCAGGTCCTTCCGTGAAATCGGCGTGTCGGCTGGGTATGCTGGTCGGCATGAAGAAATGGATGCGTTTCGCGGTGGCATGCATGGCCGCGCTTTTCCTTGTCGCCTGTGGGCGGTCGGTGGTGGTCCAGCCAAGTCGCGGCGGCACAACCTCGCGCCCGTCGGCCGCTCCTCCCGCGCGGGCAGCCTCGGGCAGTTACCGCGTGATGCGCGGGGATACGCTCTACTCGATCGCCTTCCGCCACGGCCTGGATTTCCGCGCCCTGGCGTCGTGGAACGGTATCGCGCCGCCCTACACGATCTGGCCGGGGCAGGTGCTTCGGCTTTCGCCCGGTGAGGTTCGTCCTGCAGGCGCACGGCGACCGGTCGCTTCCGCGCGTCCGGCGGCGCCGGTGTTCAAGCCGGTCGCTCCCGTAACGTCGCATCCGGCGCCGGGCACGGTTGCGACCGCTCCCGTGGCCGCCCCGCCTGCATCGCCTGCCGTGCCCGCGCCGAAGGGAGCCACCCGTACCGCCAGCGGCATCGACTGGCGCTGGCCCGCCGACGGCGCGCTCATCAAGAAGTTCCAGGGCGGCGACGCCATACCCGGTATCGAACTGGCCGGCGATGCCGGCGACCCGGTGCGTGCGGCCGCCGACGGCGTGGTCGTGTACAGCGGCAACGGGCTGGTCGGTTACGGCGAGCTGGTCATCATCAAGCACAACGACGACTTCCTGTCCGCGTATGGCCACAACCGCAAGCGGCTGGTGAAGGAAGGGCAGCGGGTCAGCGCGGGCCAGTTGATCGCGGAGATGGGGTCGACCGGTTCCGCGCGGAACGAGCTCCAGTTCCAGATCCGGCGCGACGGCAATCCCGTGGATCCGCTGGACTACCTGCCGGCGCGCTGAGTGGCGGGCGGATTCAACGTTCCGGCACGGCCAGCGGCAGGATGAAGGCGGCAAC
Proteins encoded in this window:
- the surE gene encoding 5'/3'-nucleotidase SurE, yielding MRVLVSNDDGVDAPGIRVLADSLAAVGQVTVVAPDRDRSGASNSLTLDAPIRALKMDDGRYRVAGTPTDCVHLALAGLLDHEPDIVVSGINNSANLGDDVIYSGTVSAAMEGRFLGLPAIAVSLASRDHKGEHYDSAAQAVLILMRRLLVDPLPADTILNVNVPDRPWHEIQGFEVTRLGKRHRSAPCIAQTDPRGKPIWWIGPSGGAEDDGPGTDFDAVRRGYVSVTPILVDLTRYQALEKISGWMQAMTDAMDERAA
- a CDS encoding protein-L-isoaspartate(D-aspartate) O-methyltransferase produces the protein MNIHPLPPSAFKGEGMTSQRARDRLAATLKESGIRDPRVVEVIRNTPRHHFIDQALHSRAYENTALPIGHGQTISQPWVVARMTEALLEHFNGGVPQKVLEIGTGSGYQAVVLSALVGQVFTVERIEELLRQARRRFRQLGLDNVRSRHDDGKLGWPDQAPFDAIILTAAGDAIPSQVLEQLSPDGVLVAPVGSPSSQMLLRIRGNGQGDFVQEELGPVSFVPLLGGIG
- a CDS encoding YqaA family protein — translated: MRLFGTLYSRALTWARDPRAVYYLCGLSFVEAFIFPIMPEVMLAPMMLGKRQKAFFYANLSLLFSLLGSLVGYALGHWAFQALQPLLASLHLLEPIEQGVASLRAQMNQHWLGLLLVLTLAALQPVVPMKFVTWASGIVGVPVIPFLICMAVGRGKRVWLLALLIRLFGERAERLLHKHIERIGWIAIIVLALLLAWWIWLR
- a CDS encoding peptidoglycan DD-metalloendopeptidase family protein, which translates into the protein MLVGMKKWMRFAVACMAALFLVACGRSVVVQPSRGGTTSRPSAAPPARAASGSYRVMRGDTLYSIAFRHGLDFRALASWNGIAPPYTIWPGQVLRLSPGEVRPAGARRPVASARPAAPVFKPVAPVTSHPAPGTVATAPVAAPPASPAVPAPKGATRTASGIDWRWPADGALIKKFQGGDAIPGIELAGDAGDPVRAAADGVVVYSGNGLVGYGELVIIKHNDDFLSAYGHNRKRLVKEGQRVSAGQLIAEMGSTGSARNELQFQIRRDGNPVDPLDYLPAR